The Littorina saxatilis isolate snail1 linkage group LG13, US_GU_Lsax_2.0, whole genome shotgun sequence genome contains a region encoding:
- the LOC138983666 gene encoding uncharacterized protein, producing MSCFNCLRRSARRGEDTPLIIDVEQTIADAAWDMFVHTHRRFQRWCLRRKDYRVEVPMNYYHFEQDGPQVFRPKKSPQGAVDAGCGAQPSQSLLKGKQLAHRDKTSPEHMGLETVFNNDTDKDQTYNFRFEKMRKASINVSYQKGYSIGTKANFSLGLPKVLSDSSIGVEMNMNVQVTKTTGETFEETLTTSANSQITVGAYSHYTASVVMEERSLLADFEINMVMSIPAKRAPVYIKHRKSGDLVFVYTVNNLPDLFEEFPDVTRVKDEGGKVKADAVEFHIEGIVDGMQLSSHRINLSGHSLQPATNTGEKKEDTGARDGGGSSPTEGMDSGTK from the exons ATGAGTTGCTTCAACTGTTTGCGGCGCTCAGCCAGGCGTGGAGAGGACACGCCTCTCATCATCGATGTGGAACAGACCATAGCGGACGCGGCTTGGGACATGTTTGTCCACACTCATAGAAG GTTTCAGCGGTGGTGCTTACGGCGGAAGGACTACCGCGTAGAGGTGCCGATGAACTACTATCACTTCGAGCAGGACGGCCCCCAGGTGTTCAGGCCCAAGAAGAGCCCTCAGGGGGCCGTGGATGCCGGGTGTGGCGCGCAGCCTAGCCAG AGCCTGctgaaaggcaagcagctgGCGCACCGTGACAAGACGAGCCCGGAACACATGGGACTGGAGACGGTCTTCAACAACGACACAGACAAGGACCAGACCTACAACTTCAG GTTCGAGAAGATGAGGAAAGCGAGCATCAACGTGAGCTACCAGAAGGGCTACTCTATTGGCACCAAGGCTAACTTCAGTCTTGGCCTGCCCAAGGTGCTCAGTGACAGCTCTATAGGCGTGGAGATGAACATGAATGTacag GTGACGAAGACGACGGGGGAGACGTTCGAGGAGACACTGACGACGTCGGCCAACAGCCAGATCACAGTGGGGGCCTACAGTCACTACACCGCCAGTGTCGTCATGGAGGAGAGGAGTCTGCTCGCTGACTTTGAG ATCAACATGGTCATGTCCATTCCGGCCAAACGAGCACCGGTGTACATCAAGCACAGAAAGTCCGGGGACCTCGTCTTCGTCTACACCGTCAACAACCTGCCTGACCTCTTCGAGGAGTTCCCGGATGTGACGCGGGTGAAGGACGAGGGGGGCAAGGTGAAGGCCGACGCCGTGGAGTTCCACATCGAGGGCATAGTGGACGGCATGCAGCTGTCCAGCCACCGCATCAACCTGTCCGGTCACTCTCTCCAGCCGGCCACCAACACCGGTGAGAAGAAGGAGGACACGGGGGCGAGAGATGGGGGAGGCAGTTCTCCGACTGAGGGTATGGACAGCGGGACGAAGTAA